In a single window of the Streptococcus salivarius genome:
- a CDS encoding putative holin-like toxin: MRNLVERRAVLTAFEVVQTILGFGSFTIALIGLCYKLFKNDDKK, from the coding sequence ATTCGAAATCTAGTAGAAAGGAGAGCCGTTTTGACAGCGTTTGAGGTTGTACAAACCATTCTAGGCTTTGGTAGTTTTACTATTGCTCTTATTGGTTTATGCTACAAGCTCTTTAAGAACGATGACAAAAAATAA
- a CDS encoding phage tail tip lysozyme, whose protein sequence is MKRIGDKAARVLLTIFGVKTTIIIGTILTFAVILIAIITGLMGTISTSGGNSGKTNAQCVTYQKDGDEDDDEEDDDEGSKPQSTSTKTDSSSAGDSDPFTKGTKAYENAHKVFMAFVNSGMSGESAAGAVGWANSEGSYDIIGRAQGHYGNGINDSISKGAVPTTGGTSNTLGGGGIFQFDPYTKYAPLNSPDWEDADKMVAFVIDAISKGDWNPAYDESGHNWTFQEFAKQTNIDETAMSWNAYERGNMAYVRPEQKKADARKFAEVFEASKYKYDDAKFQKAFGGSGASSNNSSSSSQSSDDDDGDDDEEDSENEDDESDSSSSSDSSNKDSKKDSDKDKKSIDTDKAIKWYKDKLGKVKYSRDARTGPDSYDHSSALYYALVDGGAKESGSPVDTDSEHDWLKDNGYELVYEGAWSSKDDVQNREKGDVIIWGTKGSSSGDKGQTMLVEDKENIIQCSPSRDGIAENNYGQYRDRITMDYGKVYVYRPKDKKDKDDDKEEVDADTCGDSDSSNLSTDTGQPLDVPYTITQLFGAAANAGGPNAGSGHTGMDLAAPEGSPIYAVTDGEVVEVNEEAMNIDGNHVMHTLPDGTIIYYGHMRDVPLVKKGDKVKKGQLIGYVGQTGAATGPHIHFERRKTKVFQYGDFLSPASIILGDTQPQVGMVIDPKTQKGGAPSKE, encoded by the coding sequence TTGAAACGAATAGGTGATAAAGCTGCTCGTGTTCTTCTAACGATTTTTGGAGTGAAGACAACCATTATTATAGGAACTATTTTAACTTTTGCGGTTATCTTAATTGCAATTATTACTGGTTTGATGGGCACGATTAGTACTTCAGGAGGAAATTCTGGAAAGACTAACGCTCAATGTGTGACCTACCAAAAAGATGGCGATGAAGACGATGATGAAGAAGACGATGATGAAGGCTCTAAGCCTCAATCGACTTCTACTAAAACTGACTCATCATCTGCAGGCGACTCTGATCCTTTTACGAAGGGAACAAAAGCTTATGAGAATGCCCACAAAGTCTTTATGGCTTTTGTGAATTCGGGAATGTCCGGGGAATCTGCTGCAGGTGCAGTTGGTTGGGCAAACTCTGAAGGGAGCTATGATATCATTGGACGTGCCCAAGGGCATTATGGTAATGGTATCAATGATTCCATTTCTAAAGGAGCTGTTCCAACGACAGGTGGTACATCAAATACGCTTGGGGGTGGTGGAATTTTCCAGTTTGACCCCTACACTAAATATGCACCTCTTAATAGTCCTGATTGGGAAGATGCTGATAAGATGGTTGCCTTTGTTATCGATGCCATCTCAAAAGGTGACTGGAATCCAGCCTATGATGAATCTGGCCATAACTGGACATTTCAGGAGTTTGCCAAACAAACCAATATCGATGAAACGGCTATGTCATGGAATGCCTACGAACGAGGCAATATGGCTTATGTCAGACCAGAGCAGAAGAAGGCGGATGCAAGGAAGTTTGCGGAAGTCTTTGAAGCAAGCAAGTATAAGTACGATGATGCCAAGTTCCAAAAAGCTTTTGGAGGTAGCGGTGCTTCTTCCAATAACTCCTCGTCAAGTAGTCAAAGTTCAGATGATGATGACGGTGACGACGATGAAGAAGATAGCGAGAACGAAGACGATGAGAGCGATAGCAGTTCATCAAGTGACTCTAGCAACAAAGATAGTAAAAAAGACAGTGACAAGGACAAAAAATCTATTGATACTGACAAAGCTATCAAGTGGTATAAGGATAAGCTAGGCAAGGTCAAGTATTCTCGTGATGCTCGTACTGGACCAGATAGCTACGACCATTCATCTGCTCTTTACTATGCTCTTGTTGACGGAGGTGCTAAAGAATCTGGATCTCCAGTAGATACCGATTCAGAACACGACTGGTTGAAAGACAATGGTTATGAATTGGTGTATGAGGGAGCGTGGTCGTCCAAAGATGATGTTCAAAACCGTGAAAAAGGAGATGTCATTATCTGGGGTACGAAAGGAAGTAGCTCCGGAGATAAAGGACAGACCATGCTAGTTGAGGATAAGGAGAATATTATCCAATGTTCCCCTTCAAGAGATGGGATTGCTGAGAATAATTATGGCCAATATCGAGACCGTATTACTATGGACTACGGAAAAGTCTATGTCTATCGTCCGAAAGACAAGAAGGATAAGGATGATGACAAGGAAGAAGTAGATGCAGATACGTGTGGTGACAGCGATAGTAGTAATCTCAGCACTGATACTGGTCAGCCACTTGATGTTCCTTATACCATTACCCAACTTTTCGGTGCAGCAGCTAATGCAGGTGGTCCAAATGCGGGTTCAGGACACACAGGAATGGACCTTGCAGCACCAGAAGGCTCTCCAATTTATGCCGTAACAGACGGTGAAGTAGTAGAGGTCAATGAAGAGGCGATGAATATCGACGGTAACCACGTGATGCACACTCTTCCAGATGGCACTATTATCTATTATGGACATATGCGTGATGTTCCTCTTGTTAAGAAAGGGGATAAGGTCAAAAAAGGCCAACTTATCGGATATGTTGGACAAACGGGTGCAGCTACTGGGCCACATATTCACTTTGAACGTCGGAAAACGAAAGTCTTTCAGTACGGTGATTTCTTGAGTCCAGCATCAATTATTTTAGGAGATACCCAACCACAAGTTGGTATGGTGATTGATCCTAAAACACAAAAAGGTGGAGCACCATCTAAAGAATAG